In Prosthecochloris sp. GSB1, the following proteins share a genomic window:
- the moaA gene encoding GTP 3',8-cyclase MoaA: MAEKQVSAHRELADRFGRSVDYVRVAVTSRCNLRCVYCLREEHPQPGGRGEELRFGEIVRILDVLAGLGVRKVRFTGGEPLLRSDIVDLVGAAKGMTGVETVSLTTNGVLLDRYLDELLAAGLDGVNVSLDTFDRERYRRITRRDLFPRVEANLSRLLEINGLNVKINALVLRGINTDELRRFVELTRHCAVTVRFMELMPFDDHQIWRTGKFMGADKILESLKALYPEIEQLRGSSTEFFSFSPPGYAGRISIIPAFTRNFCSTCTRLRITSSGRALNCLYSRNGTDLIAVLRNGAENREIEELLRKTIDVKPRDGREAGGESPRTSMSEIGG, translated from the coding sequence ATGGCTGAAAAACAGGTATCCGCTCATCGTGAACTGGCCGACCGTTTCGGTCGCTCGGTCGATTATGTTCGTGTTGCGGTAACCTCGCGCTGCAACCTTCGGTGCGTCTACTGCCTCAGGGAAGAACACCCACAGCCGGGAGGACGGGGAGAGGAACTGCGATTCGGGGAGATCGTGCGGATTCTCGATGTACTCGCGGGGCTCGGGGTGAGGAAAGTGCGTTTTACCGGAGGCGAACCCCTGCTGCGCTCCGATATTGTCGATCTGGTCGGGGCCGCGAAAGGCATGACGGGAGTCGAGACCGTTTCCCTGACGACCAACGGTGTTTTGCTCGATCGCTATCTTGACGAACTGCTGGCGGCGGGACTTGACGGTGTCAACGTCAGTCTCGACACGTTCGATCGCGAGCGTTACCGGCGGATTACGCGAAGGGACCTTTTCCCGCGAGTCGAGGCCAATCTTTCCCGACTGCTGGAGATAAACGGGCTCAACGTCAAGATAAACGCGCTCGTGCTGAGGGGGATAAACACCGATGAACTCCGGCGTTTTGTCGAGCTGACGCGCCATTGCGCGGTGACGGTCCGTTTCATGGAGCTCATGCCTTTCGACGACCACCAGATATGGCGCACCGGAAAATTCATGGGCGCGGACAAAATTCTCGAATCGCTCAAGGCGCTCTACCCGGAAATCGAACAGCTTCGGGGAAGCTCCACGGAATTTTTCAGCTTTTCTCCGCCGGGTTATGCCGGCCGGATTTCCATTATTCCGGCATTTACTCGTAATTTCTGCAGTACGTGCACGAGGCTGCGTATCACCTCGAGCGGCAGGGCCTTGAACTGCCTTTACTCCCGGAACGGCACCGACCTGATCGCTGTCCTGAGGAACGGCGCGGAAAACCGTGAGATCGAGGAGCTTTTGCGGAAAACGATAGATGTCAAGCCTCGCGACGGCAGGGAAGCCGGGGGCGAGTCGCCGAGAACGAGCATGTCCGAAATCGGGGGATAA
- a CDS encoding glycerophosphodiester phosphodiesterase family protein, translating to MQFEIHAHRGARSFYPENTLQAFISAVELGADAIELDLCVSGDGRIVVSHDPCMSQGRCLDPSGRAVSKKEERRYLLYRMKYAEIARFDCGLVQPGFRGQQRIRASKPLLEDVFREVEQRLSGLARPGGIRYNLEVKSWSGQDGVLHPPPREYAGLLCGVLKTFGISSRCIVQSFDERLLGEVARIDTGVRLGMLVHGAAEVHKRLVRLGFVPAYVNPAFRAVDEALVAMLHGLDARVVPWTVNAPADMLALFGQGVDGIITDFPEIALGLRDAGEFDRL from the coding sequence ATGCAGTTCGAAATCCATGCTCACCGGGGCGCTCGTTCCTTCTATCCGGAAAACACCCTGCAGGCTTTTATCTCGGCTGTCGAGCTGGGCGCTGACGCGATCGAGCTCGATCTCTGCGTTTCGGGCGACGGGAGAATCGTCGTTTCGCACGATCCCTGCATGTCACAGGGTCGGTGCCTCGATCCCTCGGGCAGGGCGGTATCGAAAAAAGAAGAGCGGCGCTATCTGCTCTATCGCATGAAGTACGCCGAGATCGCCCGGTTCGATTGCGGGCTCGTTCAGCCAGGCTTTCGAGGGCAGCAGAGGATCAGGGCATCGAAGCCGCTGCTCGAAGATGTTTTCAGGGAAGTCGAACAGCGCCTTTCGGGGCTGGCAAGGCCGGGCGGAATCCGTTACAATCTCGAAGTCAAGTCGTGGAGCGGCCAAGACGGCGTGCTGCATCCGCCTCCCCGTGAGTACGCGGGACTGTTGTGCGGCGTGCTGAAAACTTTCGGGATCTCTTCGCGCTGCATCGTGCAGTCGTTCGACGAGCGTTTGCTCGGCGAGGTTGCGCGAATCGACACCGGCGTTCGTCTCGGGATGCTCGTACACGGGGCGGCAGAGGTCCACAAGCGCCTCGTCCGCCTCGGATTCGTTCCTGCTTATGTCAATCCCGCGTTCAGGGCTGTCGATGAAGCGCTTGTCGCCATGCTGCACGGTCTCGACGCTCGCGTCGTGCCGTGGACCGTCAATGCTCCGGCCGATATGCTTGCCCTGTTCGGCCAGGGCGTCGATGGTATCATTACCGATTTTCCGGAAATCGCTCTCGGCCTTCGGGATGCAGGGGAGTTCGACCGTTTGTAG
- a CDS encoding histidine kinase N-terminal domain-containing protein, which yields MLLTTRFTRLVENHAESLSLRWAQEVRTNPLTSGYARFSKEQLHDIVFSRFRRLGQWIEKREGLEKDIAKNFCEIGRERASAGINSSEMVYSLILEKDLVWNYIQDEGLIADGIDMNRALQFIGQLDYFFDKAIYFALVGYEHANVDESRVRGDEGEFEKTFEGFKHWIIRE from the coding sequence ATGCTACTGACCACCCGTTTCACCCGGCTTGTAGAAAACCATGCGGAATCCCTGTCGCTCAGGTGGGCGCAGGAGGTGCGCACGAATCCTCTGACTAGCGGTTATGCAAGATTCTCGAAAGAGCAACTTCACGATATAGTTTTTTCCCGCTTCAGGAGACTCGGTCAATGGATTGAAAAGCGAGAGGGTCTCGAGAAGGACATCGCGAAAAATTTCTGCGAGATCGGCCGTGAGCGAGCCAGTGCCGGAATCAATTCGAGCGAGATGGTCTATTCGCTTATTCTCGAGAAGGATCTTGTCTGGAACTATATCCAGGACGAGGGCCTGATAGCCGACGGGATCGATATGAATCGTGCGCTGCAGTTCATCGGTCAACTGGATTACTTCTTCGACAAGGCGATCTATTTCGCTCTTGTAGGGTATGAGCATGCGAATGTCGACGAATCCCGGGTCAGGGGGGACGAAGGCGAGTTCGAAAAAACCTTTGAGGGATTCAAGCACTGGATAATCCGGGAGTAA